In Carnobacterium sp. CP1, the following are encoded in one genomic region:
- a CDS encoding SGNH/GDSL hydrolase family protein: MKLNRSSKRRGLKVGIVVVLVSGFIFFFSISQENKTLAQMTKNYQLSDTYKQESLLDRARFVTERDGAVDIVVLGSSVTFGKGATEEQPVWGNLMEANLNETDGIKARVVNHGYNGYSTADLISKNKVEAVIKDKPDIILFELCLINNNRHPQNDINQTKADIQWIMDTFSEQLPETLVILQTANPTIYNNVFLEQGKVTYEQYNVEIAEYVKEQQWPFIDTYRLLLAKMYDQNIFPADVLSDHVHPNGEGYQMWFELLKDRLDMPVKMLH; encoded by the coding sequence ATGAAACTAAATAGGAGTTCAAAGCGAAGGGGTTTAAAGGTTGGAATAGTTGTTGTGTTAGTCTCCGGTTTTATCTTTTTTTTCAGTATTTCTCAAGAGAATAAAACCCTGGCACAAATGACTAAAAATTATCAATTATCGGATACATATAAACAAGAGAGTTTGCTAGACCGTGCAAGGTTTGTAACGGAAAGAGATGGAGCAGTCGATATCGTTGTTTTAGGCAGCAGTGTAACATTTGGAAAAGGCGCTACGGAAGAACAGCCGGTGTGGGGCAATTTAATGGAAGCCAACTTAAATGAGACAGATGGAATCAAAGCTAGGGTAGTTAACCACGGGTACAATGGCTACAGTACAGCAGATTTAATTTCAAAGAATAAGGTAGAGGCAGTGATTAAGGACAAACCGGATATTATTCTTTTTGAATTGTGTTTGATCAACAATAACCGCCATCCGCAAAATGATATTAACCAAACAAAAGCGGATATCCAATGGATCATGGACACTTTCAGTGAACAATTGCCGGAGACATTGGTCATTTTGCAAACCGCAAATCCTACGATTTATAATAATGTGTTTTTAGAACAAGGGAAAGTAACATATGAGCAATACAATGTCGAGATTGCTGAATACGTTAAAGAACAGCAGTGGCCGTTTATTGATACATATCGTTTACTGTTAGCTAAAATGTACGATCAAAATATATTTCCTGCAGATGTATTGTCTGATCATGTTCATCCAAATGGCGAAGGCTATCAGATGTGGTTTGAACTGTTAAAAGACCGATTGGATATGCCGGTTAAGATGTTGCATTAA
- a CDS encoding lysozyme family protein: MGIQSYNYVSGYKYYIKENGGKHTSELAEQFSKD, from the coding sequence ATGGGTATTCAAAGTTATAATTATGTCTCAGGATACAAATATTACATCAAAGAAAATGGCGGAAAACACACTTCAGAACTAGCAGAGCAGTTTTCAAAAGACTAG
- a CDS encoding transaldolase, producing the protein MENLTVKIYSDGADIEKMKQSYKSGKITGFTTNPSLMKKAGIKSYTAFAKAVVEEFPDVSISFEVFADDFETMKKEALKISEYGKNVFVKIPITNTKGESAIPLIKELSKEGLSLNVTAILTLDQVKETVDAFEEGTNNIVSVFAGRIADTGIDPIEVMKKSSEICHEKIGTDLLWASSREVLNIFQANDVGADIITCAPEIIGKLNNIGKDLKELSLDTVKMFNEDIKSLGYSIL; encoded by the coding sequence ATGGAAAATTTAACTGTAAAAATTTATTCAGATGGTGCGGATATAGAAAAAATGAAACAATCATATAAAAGTGGCAAGATTACTGGGTTTACTACTAATCCATCTTTAATGAAGAAAGCAGGAATTAAGAGTTATACAGCCTTCGCTAAGGCTGTTGTAGAAGAGTTTCCGGATGTTTCGATATCTTTTGAAGTTTTTGCTGATGATTTTGAGACTATGAAAAAAGAAGCGTTAAAGATATCAGAATATGGAAAAAATGTATTCGTAAAAATCCCGATTACAAATACGAAAGGTGAATCTGCTATTCCTTTAATTAAAGAACTGTCAAAAGAAGGGCTATCGCTAAATGTCACAGCTATCTTAACATTAGATCAAGTAAAAGAAACAGTAGATGCATTTGAAGAAGGAACTAATAATATTGTGTCTGTATTTGCTGGACGCATTGCAGATACGGGAATTGATCCTATTGAAGTTATGAAAAAATCATCAGAAATTTGTCATGAAAAAATTGGAACAGATTTATTATGGGCTAGTTCAAGAGAAGTTCTTAACATTTTCCAAGCAAATGACGTAGGGGCAGATATTATTACTTGTGCTCCAGAAATAATTGGGAAATTAAATAATATTGGCAAAGATTTAAAAGAATTATCATTAGATACAGTTAAGATGTTTAACGAAGATATAAAATCATTAGGTTACAGTATCTTATAA
- a CDS encoding PTS ascorbate transporter subunit IIC, whose protein sequence is MAVLDFFRDILREPAFLMGLIAMIGLLALKSPGHKVLTGTLGPILGYLMLSAGADVISGNLTPLSQMIEKGFNIRGVVPNNEAITSVAQELLGVETMSILILGLVFNVLIARFTRYKYVFLTGHHSFFMACLLSAVLGAIGFEGWRLVLIGGFFLGSWSAISPAIGQKYTLQATDGDEVAMGHFGSIGYYISAAIGSLVGKNSKSTEDIKVPEKWSFLRNTTISTALTMVIFYLIAAFAAGSDYVSTIADGTSPYIFALLSGLKFAVGVTVVYAGVRMILADLIPAFQGIATKIIPNAVPAVDAAVFFPYAPTAVIIGFLSSFVGGLIGMFILGYAGSILIIPGLVPHFFCGATAGVYGNATGGRRGAVVGSFINGLGLAFIPALLLPVLGDLGFNNTTFGDVDFGIIGILLGKTGDWMGSAGIYVIIVVVLIALILPSILRPSKVAINNIEIDED, encoded by the coding sequence ATGGCAGTATTAGACTTTTTTAGAGATATACTAAGGGAACCCGCTTTTTTAATGGGATTAATTGCAATGATTGGTTTACTGGCATTAAAATCTCCTGGGCATAAGGTATTGACGGGAACATTAGGTCCAATATTAGGTTATCTTATGCTTTCAGCGGGTGCTGACGTTATCTCAGGAAATTTGACCCCTTTATCACAAATGATTGAAAAGGGATTTAATATTAGAGGTGTGGTTCCTAATAATGAAGCCATAACTTCTGTTGCTCAAGAGTTATTAGGTGTAGAAACTATGTCAATTCTTATTTTAGGATTAGTTTTTAATGTACTCATCGCTCGTTTCACTCGTTATAAATATGTTTTTTTAACAGGCCACCATAGCTTCTTTATGGCTTGCTTATTGTCTGCAGTATTAGGCGCTATTGGATTTGAAGGATGGCGACTTGTCTTAATTGGAGGTTTCTTCTTAGGATCTTGGAGTGCAATATCTCCAGCTATTGGACAGAAATATACTCTTCAAGCAACAGATGGTGATGAGGTAGCCATGGGACATTTTGGTAGTATTGGGTATTATATATCCGCAGCAATTGGAAGCCTTGTTGGAAAAAATAGTAAAAGTACTGAAGATATTAAAGTACCAGAAAAATGGAGCTTTTTGAGGAATACAACAATTTCGACTGCTCTAACTATGGTTATTTTTTATCTCATTGCTGCATTCGCAGCAGGTTCTGACTATGTTTCGACAATTGCTGATGGAACCTCTCCTTATATATTTGCTTTACTTTCAGGATTGAAATTTGCAGTAGGGGTAACCGTGGTCTATGCTGGTGTTCGTATGATACTAGCTGATTTAATTCCTGCTTTTCAAGGAATTGCTACTAAAATTATTCCGAATGCAGTACCAGCAGTTGATGCTGCAGTATTTTTCCCATATGCACCAACAGCAGTAATCATTGGGTTTTTAAGTAGTTTCGTAGGTGGACTTATTGGAATGTTTATTTTAGGTTATGCTGGTAGCATTTTAATTATCCCTGGTTTAGTGCCTCATTTTTTCTGCGGGGCAACAGCAGGTGTATATGGTAATGCTACAGGCGGGAGAAGAGGTGCAGTTGTAGGCTCATTTATTAATGGTTTAGGACTAGCATTCATACCAGCTCTTTTGTTACCAGTACTTGGCGACTTAGGTTTCAATAACACAACTTTTGGAGACGTAGATTTTGGAATCATTGGAATACTTTTAGGTAAGACAGGTGATTGGATGGGATCAGCGGGAATTTATGTCATTATAGTTGTGGTGCTAATAGCATTGATTTTACCAAGTATACTGAGACCATCTAAAGTAGCAATAAACAATATTGAAATAGACGAAGATTAA
- a CDS encoding PTS sugar transporter subunit IIB → MLKVVTVCGNGIGSSLMLKMKVEELAKDNGIEIEAESIDSNAAVGKGADLFVTVKEFADIFTEDQKVVFTRSYMNKKKIKEDVLPTLLEMSKNKK, encoded by the coding sequence ATGTTAAAAGTTGTTACTGTGTGCGGAAATGGTATTGGAAGTAGCTTAATGTTGAAAATGAAAGTTGAGGAATTAGCGAAAGATAATGGTATAGAAATTGAAGCAGAGTCAATCGATTCAAATGCTGCGGTAGGTAAAGGTGCAGATTTATTTGTTACAGTTAAAGAGTTTGCTGACATTTTTACTGAAGATCAGAAAGTAGTTTTTACTAGAAGTTATATGAATAAGAAAAAAATTAAAGAAGATGTGCTCCCAACTTTATTGGAAATGTCAAAAAATAAAAAATAG
- a CDS encoding BglG family transcription antiterminator, whose amino-acid sequence MLNNESVLFIRSLVENDRRSVSEISGILHITKKKFWQELNKINSEFRMMKIPEIVLEDEKVIFSEESKKIWAAEKSNFRKKDLVLQDERVYLIILYTFIKADIISNNHYQELLQLSKNSILLDLKKVKEICKKYNINLIYTRSDGYELIGEEYDIRSLASYSIGKILSLTIGEWLINYIFESWNYTSNKETINKVIIQLSKEYNVTFTYDRIKEVIYFFDFLQKRKNSLKLNFDDEDAMYLKKHPLYKMGCFIVKDIFYKDCEKEKLYITIRLLSALQGNIKFYKEESFKEVTKNIIARVQAITGIVFENPKELADNLFEHLVPAYFRIKFDIVSKNPYTTQIKGEYNELYYLVEKGLTPLAELTGKTIPEDEVAYFTVHFGGFLSLEKEEKRTYKGLSICPNGISSSLIMRTQLKELFPSIEFSSVHSLEEAKSLCIEEYDMVFSTTYFQTEKQLFLTKPILNKVEQEILKTEVSQNFDIDIGTQNLDIQKLIKAIEQHAIIENRKELYESISNILYETDRNYEGGKNLTELLQEDLIKFSNKKMDWQEAISVAATPLLKEGYINENYIEAMIRMVKKMGAYIVLAPKVAIPHARPEEGVEKLGISLLHLEQPVDFNMSDEYDEDKEVKLIFILAAVDSTGHLKALKQLSKILEDEENITELIDTTNARDLFNKINEIIER is encoded by the coding sequence ATGTTAAATAATGAATCAGTTCTTTTTATTCGTTCTTTAGTGGAAAATGATAGACGATCTGTATCAGAAATTTCAGGTATTCTTCATATCACTAAAAAAAAATTTTGGCAGGAACTTAATAAGATTAATTCTGAATTTAGAATGATGAAAATCCCAGAAATAGTTTTAGAAGATGAAAAAGTCATTTTTTCTGAAGAATCGAAAAAAATATGGGCGGCTGAAAAGAGTAATTTTCGAAAGAAAGATTTAGTGTTACAAGATGAAAGGGTTTACCTGATTATATTATATACATTTATAAAAGCAGATATTATTTCAAATAATCACTATCAAGAATTGCTTCAATTAAGTAAAAATTCAATATTATTAGATTTAAAAAAAGTGAAAGAAATTTGTAAAAAATATAATATTAATTTGATTTATACGAGAAGTGATGGCTATGAACTGATTGGAGAAGAATACGATATAAGAAGTTTAGCATCTTATTCAATAGGAAAGATATTGTCTTTAACCATTGGAGAATGGTTAATTAACTATATCTTTGAATCTTGGAATTATACTTCTAACAAAGAAACAATAAATAAAGTGATAATACAGCTTTCGAAAGAATATAACGTGACATTTACTTACGATAGAATAAAAGAAGTTATTTACTTTTTTGACTTTTTACAAAAAAGAAAAAATTCACTTAAGCTTAATTTTGATGATGAAGATGCAATGTATTTAAAAAAACATCCTTTATACAAAATGGGTTGTTTTATTGTAAAAGATATTTTTTATAAAGATTGTGAAAAAGAAAAATTATATATAACGATAAGGCTCTTGAGCGCTCTTCAGGGAAATATAAAGTTCTATAAGGAAGAATCTTTTAAAGAAGTTACAAAAAATATTATTGCAAGAGTTCAAGCTATCACGGGTATCGTATTTGAAAATCCAAAAGAACTAGCTGATAATCTTTTTGAACATTTAGTACCAGCATATTTTAGAATAAAATTTGATATCGTTTCTAAAAATCCATATACAACCCAAATAAAAGGCGAATATAACGAGCTATACTATTTAGTTGAGAAGGGGTTAACACCGTTAGCAGAACTTACTGGTAAAACAATACCAGAAGATGAGGTAGCTTACTTTACAGTGCATTTTGGCGGTTTTTTGTCACTAGAGAAAGAAGAAAAAAGAACCTATAAAGGATTATCTATTTGTCCAAACGGAATAAGTTCTTCTTTAATTATGAGAACACAATTGAAAGAGTTGTTTCCTTCGATAGAATTTAGTAGTGTGCATAGTTTAGAGGAAGCAAAATCATTATGTATAGAAGAATACGATATGGTTTTTTCTACAACATATTTTCAAACAGAGAAGCAACTTTTTTTAACGAAACCGATTTTAAATAAAGTAGAACAAGAGATATTAAAAACTGAAGTAAGTCAAAATTTTGATATCGACATTGGAACCCAAAATCTTGATATACAAAAACTGATAAAAGCGATTGAGCAACACGCAATAATTGAGAATAGAAAAGAACTTTATGAAAGTATTTCTAATATTCTCTATGAAACGGATAGAAATTATGAAGGAGGTAAAAACTTGACAGAATTATTACAGGAGGACTTAATAAAATTCAGCAATAAAAAAATGGATTGGCAAGAGGCAATCTCAGTAGCTGCTACACCTCTTTTAAAAGAAGGATATATTAATGAAAACTATATTGAAGCAATGATCAGGATGGTAAAGAAAATGGGAGCATATATCGTTTTAGCTCCTAAAGTGGCTATTCCTCATGCTAGACCTGAAGAAGGCGTAGAGAAGCTTGGGATAAGTTTACTGCATCTTGAGCAACCAGTAGATTTCAATATGAGCGATGAATACGATGAAGACAAAGAAGTTAAACTAATATTCATACTTGCTGCTGTCGACAGCACAGGACATTTAAAAGCTTTAAAACAATTATCTAAAATTTTAGAAGATGAAGAAAATATTACTGAATTAATCGATACAACAAATGCTAGAGATTTATTTAATAAAATAAACGAAATTATAGAAAGATAA
- a CDS encoding phosphopentomutase, which produces MGKFIVIVLDSFGVGYMNDVSKVRPEDVGSNTAYHIIERKPDIQIKNLVKLGLMNAIGKETEKLKKSKKANWGTSNLAHQGADSFLGHQEIMGTTPPIPFNMPFNEVIDEVEEHLVKKGYSVRRQGKETEPKILVVNECATVGDNLETDLGQVYNVSACLDIMPFEEVKQLGIVVRNVVKVSRVIAFGGESIVLNDLLKARKVKKNKFSGVDAPESGVYDQGYQVVHLGYGINPEVQIPTILDYQKIPVVLIGKAADIIQTSSTHLYPGVDTQQLFNYLLQETGEIDNGFICLNVQETDLAGHGEDVERYADRLELSDKNIGEIMKQLDEEDILIVMADHGNDPTIGHSQHTRERVPLLVFRKGLEGREVGERETMSDVAATAAEYFGVKKPQHGESFLKKLK; this is translated from the coding sequence ATGGGGAAATTTATCGTCATCGTACTAGATAGCTTTGGAGTAGGATATATGAATGATGTATCTAAAGTTCGTCCAGAAGATGTAGGAAGTAATACAGCCTATCATATTATTGAAAGAAAGCCAGATATACAAATAAAAAATTTAGTTAAGCTAGGTCTAATGAATGCGATCGGTAAAGAAACAGAAAAACTAAAAAAATCAAAAAAAGCTAATTGGGGAACTTCTAATTTAGCTCATCAAGGTGCGGATTCTTTTCTTGGGCATCAAGAAATTATGGGAACAACTCCTCCAATTCCTTTTAATATGCCTTTTAATGAAGTCATTGATGAAGTAGAAGAACATTTGGTGAAAAAAGGCTATTCTGTTCGACGTCAAGGAAAAGAAACCGAACCAAAAATCTTAGTAGTCAACGAGTGTGCAACAGTTGGAGACAATTTAGAAACAGATTTAGGCCAAGTGTACAATGTGTCAGCTTGCCTTGATATTATGCCCTTTGAAGAAGTCAAACAATTAGGTATAGTTGTTCGTAACGTAGTAAAAGTATCGCGTGTCATTGCGTTTGGTGGAGAGAGCATTGTACTGAATGATTTATTGAAAGCAAGAAAAGTGAAAAAAAATAAATTTTCTGGTGTGGATGCTCCTGAATCTGGCGTATATGATCAAGGATATCAAGTTGTTCATTTGGGATATGGAATAAATCCAGAGGTTCAAATTCCGACGATTTTAGATTACCAAAAAATTCCAGTTGTATTAATTGGTAAGGCAGCGGATATTATTCAAACGTCAAGTACTCATCTCTATCCTGGTGTTGATACTCAGCAATTGTTCAATTACTTATTGCAAGAGACTGGGGAAATAGATAATGGATTTATCTGTTTAAACGTCCAAGAAACCGATTTGGCAGGACACGGAGAAGATGTCGAGCGTTATGCTGATCGATTGGAATTGAGTGATAAAAACATTGGTGAGATAATGAAACAATTAGATGAAGAAGATATTTTAATAGTTATGGCTGATCACGGAAATGATCCAACTATCGGTCATAGTCAACATACTAGAGAACGAGTTCCATTGTTGGTTTTTCGTAAAGGTCTTGAAGGAAGAGAAGTAGGAGAAAGAGAGACTATGTCAGATGTTGCGGCAACAGCAGCAGAGTATTTTGGAGTTAAGAAGCCGCAACACGGGGAATCTTTTCTAAAAAAACTAAAGTAA
- a CDS encoding YhfX family PLP-dependent enzyme: MFMDIVKKRNPKLIQEAITLHQSEEILPDTYVLDLDIIRENAKKLIETAKQNNIELFFMLKQIGRNPAIAKMLVELGIRNAVVVDFREARIMMENDIPLGNVGHLVQIPQMLLKEIMTYGSKYLTVYSLEKLQAIDALAKEIGIKQKVLLRVVSEDDELYPGQYGGFMLEELPSLISLFNELKYIEISGLTSFPCFLYDAEKETLEPTHNVKTVKAAKKLFEKAGLCIQELNMPSATSVYTLPFIKKIGGTQGEPGHALTGTTPMHAEKELAEKPAMVYISEVSHNFKGKGYLYGGGFYRRGHLNNVLIDNYGKQTEAHINVLSDENIDYYLEVDEKEPVGATAIMAFRTQIFVTRSEVALVSGIQDGKPKIEGIYDSQGNYLRG; encoded by the coding sequence ATGTTTATGGATATTGTAAAAAAAAGAAATCCTAAACTTATCCAAGAAGCTATAACACTGCATCAATCAGAGGAAATTCTTCCAGATACGTATGTACTCGATTTAGATATTATCCGTGAAAATGCAAAAAAACTAATAGAGACAGCTAAGCAAAATAATATTGAATTATTTTTCATGCTTAAACAGATTGGAAGAAATCCTGCTATAGCAAAGATGTTGGTTGAATTAGGAATTAGAAATGCTGTAGTAGTAGATTTTCGAGAAGCACGAATAATGATGGAAAACGATATTCCATTAGGAAATGTAGGACATCTTGTACAGATTCCACAGATGTTACTAAAAGAGATTATGACATATGGTTCAAAATATTTAACGGTTTATTCACTAGAAAAACTACAAGCTATTGATGCACTTGCAAAAGAAATAGGAATAAAGCAAAAAGTTTTATTAAGAGTAGTAAGTGAAGATGATGAGCTTTATCCGGGGCAATACGGAGGGTTTATGCTTGAAGAGTTGCCTTCATTAATCAGCTTATTCAATGAATTAAAGTATATCGAAATTTCAGGGTTAACCTCTTTTCCATGTTTTTTATATGATGCTGAAAAAGAAACCTTAGAACCGACGCATAATGTAAAAACAGTAAAAGCGGCTAAAAAGTTATTTGAAAAAGCAGGCCTCTGTATTCAAGAACTAAATATGCCTTCAGCAACTTCTGTTTATACACTCCCTTTCATAAAAAAAATCGGAGGTACACAGGGGGAACCAGGTCATGCATTAACCGGGACAACACCAATGCATGCTGAAAAAGAATTAGCTGAAAAGCCAGCAATGGTCTATATAAGTGAAGTTTCTCATAACTTTAAAGGAAAAGGTTATCTTTATGGTGGTGGATTTTACAGAAGAGGGCATCTGAACAATGTCTTAATTGATAACTATGGAAAACAAACAGAAGCTCATATAAATGTTCTTTCAGATGAAAATATCGATTATTATTTAGAAGTTGACGAAAAAGAGCCAGTTGGCGCTACAGCTATCATGGCTTTTCGTACACAAATTTTTGTGACAAGAAGTGAAGTTGCTTTAGTGAGTGGCATACAAGATGGAAAACCAAAGATAGAAGGTATCTATGATAGTCAAGGCAACTATTTGAGAGGGTGA
- the yhfZ gene encoding GntR family transcriptional regulator YhfZ produces the protein MKETFYQKKGLAIEKIAAELFLLSKDDRMPIISELQEKYELSRGTVQNALSFLKEVGAIETESKGHLGTYIKEINYQILQSYVVKDQLTATMPLPYSKLYEGFATGLYLAFKKGDIKLNMVYIRGSEDRIEAVEKGLYDMAVVSRFAAEHEIQANGNIDIALKFGPKSYLSEHVLLLASKKHKTIMDGMRVGIDRDSLDHLMLTNEHVQGKNIELIEVPANQLIYALRENQIDAGIWNYDEIIDKNYEDLNVQFIPLKEQHKAMNEAVIICQKDNLVIESICKKNIAIEKMLETQNKIKNGTMTPRY, from the coding sequence ATGAAAGAAACGTTTTATCAAAAAAAAGGGTTAGCTATTGAAAAAATAGCCGCAGAATTATTTTTGTTATCCAAAGATGACAGAATGCCTATTATTAGTGAGTTACAAGAAAAATATGAGTTGTCACGAGGAACAGTTCAAAATGCTCTTTCATTTTTAAAAGAAGTAGGGGCAATTGAAACTGAAAGTAAAGGACATTTAGGAACGTATATTAAAGAAATAAATTATCAAATTCTTCAATCATATGTGGTCAAAGACCAATTAACGGCAACGATGCCTTTACCCTATTCAAAACTCTACGAAGGGTTTGCTACTGGACTATACTTAGCTTTTAAAAAAGGAGACATTAAGTTAAATATGGTTTATATTCGTGGTTCAGAAGATCGGATAGAGGCTGTCGAGAAGGGTTTATATGATATGGCAGTAGTTTCCAGATTTGCTGCTGAACATGAAATTCAAGCAAATGGAAATATTGATATAGCCTTAAAGTTTGGACCGAAGTCGTATCTTTCAGAACACGTATTATTATTAGCTTCAAAGAAGCATAAAACTATTATGGACGGTATGCGAGTCGGTATTGACCGTGATTCATTAGATCATCTCATGCTGACAAATGAACATGTTCAAGGAAAAAATATTGAATTAATAGAAGTTCCAGCGAATCAGTTGATTTATGCCTTACGAGAAAACCAAATTGATGCTGGTATATGGAATTATGACGAAATTATAGATAAAAACTATGAGGATTTAAACGTCCAATTTATACCGTTAAAGGAACAACATAAAGCCATGAATGAAGCTGTTATCATTTGTCAAAAAGATAATTTAGTCATTGAATCGATTTGTAAAAAAAATATAGCGATAGAGAAAATGTTGGAAACTCAAAATAAAATAAAAAATGGGACAATGACACCTCGTTACTAA
- a CDS encoding aminotransferase class V-fold PLP-dependent enzyme, translating into MKTYPLTSLNIEDATKKQFSLIDEITKVFRGSEILTRGDLGVVPGLNQPKTTNKVEKVLENYFDAEAAMLVRGAGTMAIRMALHATMKIGDTLLVHDAPVYPTTKVSIDTMGLKTIEANFNDLKNLQEALQSQDIDGVLIQITRQKPDDSYDAKEVIECIQNYLPNTPIITDDNYAVLKTPKIGSQMGATLACFSTFKLLGPEGIGCIVGNRRAIEKLKAENYSGGLQVQGHEAIDVLRGMIYAPVSLALSAGVLEEVKKRLNAGEIQGVKQAYIANAQSKVILVELNEPIANAILEEAEKLGAAPNPVGAESQYEFVPMFYRLSGTFRAANPDAERTTIRINPMRAGSETIIRILREAIIAGS; encoded by the coding sequence ATGAAGACATATCCTCTTACTAGTTTAAATATAGAAGATGCTACAAAAAAACAATTTTCTTTAATTGATGAAATTACTAAGGTCTTTAGAGGAAGCGAAATTTTAACACGTGGCGATCTTGGGGTAGTTCCTGGCTTGAATCAGCCTAAAACAACAAACAAAGTCGAAAAGGTTCTAGAAAATTACTTTGATGCTGAAGCAGCGATGTTGGTTCGCGGAGCGGGGACTATGGCAATTCGAATGGCTCTACATGCAACAATGAAAATTGGTGATACTTTGTTAGTACATGATGCTCCCGTTTATCCAACCACAAAAGTATCTATTGATACCATGGGATTAAAAACAATTGAAGCGAACTTTAATGATTTGAAGAATTTACAAGAAGCGCTGCAAAGCCAAGATATTGATGGGGTATTGATTCAAATCACACGACAAAAACCGGATGATTCTTATGATGCCAAAGAAGTGATAGAATGTATCCAAAATTACTTGCCGAATACACCTATTATAACAGATGATAATTATGCAGTATTAAAAACGCCAAAAATCGGATCACAAATGGGAGCTACTTTAGCTTGTTTCTCGACATTTAAATTATTAGGTCCTGAAGGAATCGGATGTATTGTTGGAAATCGAAGAGCTATTGAAAAGTTGAAAGCAGAAAATTATTCTGGTGGATTACAAGTACAAGGGCATGAAGCAATTGATGTTTTGAGAGGGATGATTTATGCGCCAGTTTCGCTAGCACTCTCAGCTGGAGTGCTTGAAGAAGTAAAAAAACGCTTGAATGCTGGAGAAATCCAAGGCGTAAAACAAGCCTATATAGCTAATGCTCAATCGAAAGTTATTTTAGTGGAGTTAAATGAGCCTATAGCAAATGCCATTCTAGAAGAAGCTGAAAAGCTGGGGGCAGCACCTAATCCGGTAGGTGCAGAATCACAATACGAATTTGTACCGATGTTTTATCGTTTATCTGGCACTTTTAGAGCAGCCAATCCAGATGCAGAAAGAACAACGATTAGAATCAATCCAATGCGTGCAGGCAGTGAAACTATCATAAGAATTTTGCGTGAAGCGATTATAGCGGGATCTTAA
- a CDS encoding phosphotriesterase family protein, giving the protein MPLIEGITYAHEHTTIDLSSLKKSDDTNLNCFDETVEEYKELYKKGVRNIIDVTVIGMNRNPDYVKKVGELSGINIIQSTGWYQDKFLPAFVDEHTIEEMAEVMIQDITVGIDRTDNKAELIGEIATSKNQMTEREQKVFKAAVIAHKQTGVPITTHTTLGTYGKEQVQFFKENKVDLNKVVIGHVDLTGDTDYVLSLLKEGVYVEFDTVGKDNYMPDEKRLEMLLAIEAAGFTDKVFLSMDITRKSNLKYKNGIGYTYLLDTFVPMILKGGISEVFVEKMLVKNPQQFYL; this is encoded by the coding sequence ATGCCTCTAATAGAAGGAATAACGTACGCTCATGAGCATACGACAATTGACCTATCTTCTTTAAAAAAATCTGATGATACAAATTTGAATTGCTTTGACGAAACAGTTGAGGAATATAAGGAGCTGTATAAAAAAGGCGTTCGAAATATCATCGATGTGACTGTAATAGGAATGAACCGTAATCCAGATTACGTGAAAAAAGTCGGCGAATTATCTGGCATAAACATCATTCAGTCAACTGGATGGTATCAAGATAAATTTCTTCCGGCTTTTGTAGACGAACATACAATAGAAGAAATGGCAGAAGTCATGATCCAAGACATTACTGTTGGAATAGACAGAACAGATAATAAAGCTGAACTGATAGGCGAAATTGCTACAAGTAAAAATCAAATGACTGAACGAGAACAAAAAGTTTTTAAAGCAGCTGTCATTGCTCACAAACAAACAGGAGTTCCTATTACGACGCATACAACTTTAGGAACATACGGAAAAGAACAAGTTCAATTTTTCAAAGAGAACAAAGTTGATTTAAACAAAGTCGTAATTGGTCATGTTGATTTAACAGGTGATACTGATTATGTATTGTCTTTACTGAAAGAAGGAGTTTACGTTGAATTTGATACCGTGGGAAAAGATAATTATATGCCGGATGAGAAGCGGTTGGAAATGTTATTAGCTATAGAAGCGGCTGGATTCACGGATAAAGTTTTCTTATCAATGGACATAACGAGAAAATCCAATCTAAAGTATAAAAATGGAATTGGTTATACTTATTTATTGGATACATTTGTGCCCATGATTTTAAAAGGCGGTATCTCAGAAGTATTTGTTGAAAAAATGTTGGTAAAAAATCCTCAGCAATTTTATTTATAA